One Neisseria sicca genomic region harbors:
- a CDS encoding lipopolysaccharide biosynthesis protein, with protein MNIRKILGYALGPIGSAAFGILSLPLISWYYPTEDIGRIVLLQTISALTILILGLGLDQAYIREYYVSEDKAALFKSFSLSPFVLSIAGVLLILLWNPSWPSKIIFNLNNTKLGILFLVFLLTTLFIRFFSLILRMQEKAIAFSLSQLTPKFLILVLVLLFILIGLPTHTTSLVFAYTAAQILTVAVLIYQTRTDLAAAIRSPWSAKLHKMGLQYGLPLAFGNLAYWGLTSIDRFVLKEMASLEQLGIYSMAVSFGAVALIFQSVFSTIWAPLVFKWVEDNTNLDKIGGITLSMTALISAMVCFIGIFSPVVTWILPGEYASVQFILLSCMMFPLFYTLTEVTGIGLNVVKKTWLITAVNIAAFLLNFGLLYWLVPLLGARGAAMASATSFWVFMLIKTELSSRMWQKLPCRKIYTHTALCLILCLGYTYFGNAGNYYIFALIWLAGLIALTVKYKTPLSSALSAVKGRLNKKHSTQ; from the coding sequence ATGAATATAAGAAAAATACTCGGCTATGCTTTGGGTCCGATAGGCAGTGCGGCTTTCGGCATCCTCTCGCTTCCGCTGATTTCATGGTACTACCCTACGGAAGACATCGGCCGTATCGTCTTGCTGCAAACCATATCCGCTCTGACCATCCTGATTTTGGGGCTGGGCTTGGATCAGGCGTATATCCGCGAATACTACGTCAGCGAAGACAAAGCCGCGCTGTTCAAATCCTTCAGCCTGTCCCCGTTTGTTTTGAGCATTGCCGGGGTATTGCTGATACTTTTGTGGAATCCTTCTTGGCCTTCCAAAATTATTTTTAATTTGAACAACACCAAGCTGGGTATTCTGTTTTTAGTTTTTTTACTGACCACCCTGTTTATCCGCTTTTTCTCGCTCATCCTACGGATGCAGGAAAAAGCAATTGCTTTCTCACTCAGCCAGCTGACACCGAAATTCCTGATTTTGGTTTTGGTTTTGCTCTTCATCCTAATCGGCTTGCCAACCCATACCACCAGCCTGGTCTTTGCCTATACCGCCGCCCAAATACTGACCGTCGCTGTATTGATCTACCAAACCCGAACCGATTTGGCCGCCGCCATCCGTTCGCCTTGGTCGGCAAAGCTGCACAAAATGGGGTTGCAATACGGACTGCCTTTGGCATTCGGCAATCTCGCCTACTGGGGGCTGACGTCTATCGACCGTTTTGTTTTGAAAGAAATGGCAAGTTTGGAGCAACTGGGGATTTACTCGATGGCGGTCAGCTTCGGCGCCGTCGCCCTGATTTTCCAAAGCGTATTCTCAACCATATGGGCGCCATTGGTGTTCAAATGGGTTGAAGACAACACCAACCTCGACAAAATCGGCGGCATTACCCTGTCGATGACTGCGCTCATCAGCGCGATGGTTTGCTTTATCGGTATTTTTTCGCCGGTGGTCACTTGGATCCTTCCCGGGGAATATGCATCGGTACAGTTTATTTTACTGTCGTGCATGATGTTTCCTTTGTTTTATACGCTGACGGAAGTGACCGGCATCGGTTTGAACGTCGTCAAAAAAACCTGGCTGATTACCGCAGTCAATATTGCGGCATTCCTGCTGAACTTCGGCCTGCTGTATTGGCTGGTTCCGCTCTTGGGCGCACGGGGTGCCGCAATGGCGAGTGCGACTTCTTTTTGGGTGTTTATGCTCATCAAGACAGAATTGTCTTCAAGGATGTGGCAGAAGCTGCCCTGCCGGAAAATTTATACCCATACCGCACTCTGCCTGATTTTGTGCCTGGGCTACACCTACTTCGGCAACGCCGGCAACTACTACATTTTTGCTTTAATCTGGCTGGCAGGTTTGATTGCCCTGACTGTGAAATACAAAACACCACTTTCTTCAGCTTTATCGGCAGTGAAAGGTCGTCTGAATAAAAAACATTCAACACAATAA
- a CDS encoding nucleotide sugar dehydrogenase yields MKNITIQKFADKTAKIGIVGLGYVGLPLMLRYVDIGYQVLGFDIDKTKVDKLNKGETYIEHIPAEKIAAASNSLFEATTDFSRIGEVEAVILCVPTPLNKYREPDMSFVIDTTDAVKPYLRAGQVLSLESTTYPGTTEEELLPRVEEGGLKVGKDVFLVYSPEREDPGNPNFETRTIPKVIGGHTPACLEVGIALYQPAIDKVVPVSSTKAAELTKLLENIHRAVNIGLVNEMKIVADKMDVDIHEVIAAAATKPFGFVAYYPGPGLGGHCIPIDPFYLTWKAREYGVNTRFIELAGEVNSHMPDYVISKVGLALNEHNRSIKDSKILVLGIAYKKNVDDMRESPSVEVMDRLHKLGANISYSDPHVLEFPYIPGHHYFDLKSEPLTPETVAKYDCVVLTTDHDKFDYDMIAEHAKLIVDTRGKFPAKNPKVVKA; encoded by the coding sequence ATGAAAAATATTACCATTCAGAAATTTGCAGATAAAACCGCCAAAATCGGCATCGTCGGCCTGGGCTATGTCGGCCTGCCGCTGATGCTCCGTTATGTGGACATCGGTTATCAGGTTTTGGGCTTCGACATCGACAAAACCAAAGTCGACAAACTCAACAAAGGCGAAACCTACATCGAGCATATTCCTGCCGAGAAAATCGCCGCTGCTTCTAACAGCCTGTTTGAAGCCACCACCGACTTCTCCCGCATCGGCGAAGTGGAAGCCGTGATTTTGTGCGTACCGACTCCGTTGAACAAATACCGCGAGCCGGACATGAGTTTCGTTATCGACACCACCGACGCAGTGAAACCTTACCTGCGCGCCGGTCAAGTGCTGTCTTTGGAGTCCACCACCTACCCCGGTACAACCGAAGAAGAATTGCTGCCGCGTGTTGAAGAAGGCGGCTTGAAAGTCGGTAAAGACGTGTTCTTGGTGTACTCTCCGGAACGCGAAGACCCGGGTAACCCGAATTTTGAAACCCGCACCATCCCGAAAGTCATCGGCGGTCATACCCCTGCTTGTTTGGAAGTCGGTATCGCGCTGTATCAGCCTGCCATCGACAAAGTCGTACCGGTAAGCTCTACCAAAGCCGCCGAGCTGACCAAGCTTCTGGAAAACATCCACCGCGCCGTGAACATCGGCTTGGTGAACGAGATGAAAATCGTTGCTGACAAAATGGATGTCGATATTCACGAAGTCATCGCCGCCGCGGCAACCAAACCGTTCGGCTTCGTCGCCTACTATCCCGGTCCGGGCTTGGGCGGTCACTGTATCCCCATCGACCCGTTCTACCTGACTTGGAAAGCGCGCGAATACGGCGTGAACACCCGCTTCATCGAGTTGGCAGGCGAAGTGAACTCCCACATGCCCGACTACGTCATCAGCAAAGTGGGGCTGGCTTTGAACGAACACAACCGTTCCATCAAAGACAGCAAAATCTTGGTTTTGGGTATCGCCTACAAGAAAAATGTGGACGACATGCGCGAAAGCCCGTCTGTGGAAGTGATGGACCGCCTGCACAAATTGGGCGCAAACATTTCCTACTCTGACCCGCACGTGCTTGAGTTCCCGTACATCCCCGGCCACCACTACTTCGACCTGAAGAGCGAGCCGCTGACGCCGGAAACCGTAGCGAAATACGACTGCGTAGTCCTGACCACCGACCACGATAAGTTTGACTACGACATGATTGCCGAACACGCCAAACTGATTGTCGATACGCGCGGCAAGTTCCCTGCGAAAAACCCGAAAGTCGTGAAAGCGTAA
- a CDS encoding glycosyltransferase, whose translation MNITIVAPYCSLPSEPHFNRFWYLAELLSQSHDVLLITSNFKHYDKSFRRPEDAESASQGRLKVMLLEESGYGKNVSLDRVKSHHVFVKHFEQWLNNCCPGEQDVVFSAYPLIATNLLLGEHKARLGYKLIIDVQDVWPESFSSVVPFLKKIPHNLLPFSSRANRAYRYADALVAVSQTYLDRAKEANPNVPGEVVYIGADFPKLDAAPAKDFGDDKTRFFYLGTLSYSYDVETVCKGVRKLLDDGENVELHIMGGGPDLDRLKQYACEGIQFYGYIPYAEMMSVAKGCDISVNAIHSYAMQSITNKLSDYMALQNPILNSQVNDEVAEVLTLLPHADYRSGDVDSFVQAAKDILARKNDPVQSDEIVRRFKRDVAYQKIVNLIERLAHE comes from the coding sequence ATGAACATCACCATCGTCGCCCCCTACTGTTCGCTGCCGTCCGAGCCGCATTTCAACCGCTTCTGGTATCTTGCCGAGCTGTTGTCGCAGTCTCATGACGTGCTGCTGATTACCAGCAATTTCAAACACTACGACAAATCTTTCAGACGACCTGAAGATGCCGAATCTGCCTCGCAAGGTCGTCTGAAAGTCATGCTGCTGGAAGAGAGCGGCTACGGCAAAAACGTCTCGCTGGACCGCGTCAAAAGCCATCATGTGTTCGTCAAACATTTTGAGCAATGGCTGAACAACTGCTGTCCGGGCGAGCAAGACGTCGTCTTTTCCGCCTATCCGCTGATCGCCACCAACCTGCTTTTGGGCGAACACAAAGCGCGTTTGGGCTACAAGCTGATTATCGACGTGCAGGACGTATGGCCGGAATCCTTCTCCTCGGTCGTGCCTTTTTTGAAAAAAATCCCGCACAACCTGCTGCCCTTCTCCTCCCGTGCCAACCGTGCCTACCGCTACGCCGATGCGCTGGTCGCTGTGTCGCAGACCTACCTCGACCGAGCCAAAGAAGCCAATCCGAACGTACCCGGCGAAGTCGTCTATATCGGCGCGGATTTTCCGAAACTCGATGCCGCGCCGGCAAAAGACTTCGGCGACGACAAAACCCGCTTCTTCTACTTGGGTACACTCAGTTACAGCTATGACGTGGAAACCGTGTGCAAAGGCGTTCGGAAACTGTTGGACGACGGCGAAAATGTAGAGCTGCACATCATGGGCGGCGGCCCCGATTTGGACAGGCTCAAACAATACGCCTGCGAGGGCATCCAGTTTTACGGCTACATCCCCTACGCCGAAATGATGTCGGTCGCCAAAGGCTGCGACATCTCCGTCAACGCCATCCATTCCTACGCCATGCAGTCGATTACCAACAAACTGTCCGACTACATGGCATTGCAAAACCCGATTTTAAACAGCCAGGTCAACGACGAAGTCGCCGAAGTCCTCACCCTGCTGCCGCATGCGGACTACCGTTCCGGCGACGTGGACAGCTTCGTCCAAGCCGCCAAAGACATTCTGGCGCGCAAAAACGACCCCGTTCAATCCGACGAAATCGTCCGCCGTTTCAAGCGCGACGTGGCGTATCAAAAAATCGTCAACCTGATTGAAAGATTAGCCCATGAGTAA
- the ribD gene encoding bifunctional diaminohydroxyphosphoribosylaminopyrimidine deaminase/5-amino-6-(5-phosphoribosylamino)uracil reductase RibD: MFDCIDTQMMQNALALARLGRFSTSPNPRVGCVIAHGSQIVGQGFHVKAGEPHAEVHALRQAGEMARGATAYVTLEPCSHYGRTPPCAEALIGSGVSRVVAAMTDPNPLVAGKGLAMLEAAGIRTESGLLETEARELNRGFLSRIERGRPFVRIKCAASLDGKTALADGRSYWITGEAARADVQTLRAESCAVLTGIGTVLADNPCLNVRAFPTLRQPARIVLDSKLQTPLGSHIISDDLSPTIIVTAVDDEERLKPYHAFSHIRILRSSENANGRIDLAALLPQLAELGYGEIMVEAGATLASAFIESGLADEIVLYQAPKILGEGRNLLTLPANPAVLTSEGEWESRSVELIGQDVKWVLRKK, from the coding sequence ATGTTTGACTGTATTGATACCCAAATGATGCAAAACGCCCTTGCCCTTGCGCGGCTCGGGCGTTTTTCCACTTCCCCCAATCCCCGCGTCGGCTGCGTGATTGCACACGGCAGCCAAATCGTCGGGCAGGGGTTTCATGTCAAAGCGGGCGAACCGCATGCCGAAGTGCATGCGCTGCGGCAGGCGGGCGAAATGGCGCGCGGGGCGACGGCTTATGTGACGCTCGAACCGTGCAGCCATTACGGCCGTACGCCGCCCTGCGCCGAAGCCCTAATCGGCTCGGGCGTGTCGCGTGTGGTCGCTGCCATGACCGACCCCAATCCTTTGGTGGCAGGCAAAGGTTTGGCAATGCTCGAAGCCGCAGGCATCCGCACCGAAAGCGGTTTGCTGGAAACCGAAGCGCGCGAACTCAACCGCGGTTTCCTCTCCCGTATCGAACGCGGCCGCCCGTTCGTCCGCATCAAATGCGCCGCCAGCCTGGACGGCAAAACCGCGCTCGCCGACGGACGCAGCTACTGGATTACCGGTGAAGCCGCAAGGGCGGACGTACAAACCTTACGCGCGGAAAGCTGCGCCGTCCTTACCGGCATCGGCACGGTGCTTGCCGACAACCCGTGCCTCAACGTCCGCGCCTTCCCGACCCTGCGCCAGCCCGCGCGTATCGTGTTGGACAGCAAACTGCAAACGCCGTTGGGCAGCCACATAATTTCAGACGACCTCAGCCCCACCATCATCGTAACCGCCGTCGATGATGAAGAACGCCTCAAACCATACCACGCGTTCAGTCATATCCGCATCTTGAGGTCGTCTGAAAACGCCAACGGACGTATAGACCTTGCCGCACTGCTGCCCCAATTGGCAGAACTGGGCTACGGCGAGATTATGGTCGAAGCGGGCGCGACGCTGGCCTCCGCCTTTATCGAATCAGGCTTGGCAGACGAAATCGTGTTGTACCAAGCGCCGAAAATCTTAGGCGAAGGCAGAAACCTGCTCACCCTCCCCGCCAACCCCGCCGTTTTGACTTCGGAAGGCGAGTGGGAAAGCCGTTCGGTAGAGCTGATCGGGCAGGACGTAAAATGGGTTTTGCGTAAAAAATAG
- a CDS encoding glycosyltransferase, with amino-acid sequence MHTLIIPSWYPSTPDDVNGIFFRLQAQALQRSGVKVGVVAPIFRSFRTQAKTAFNPKNYGIRTYIDKDVPTYVYDSMFFFPRIPHIDRKREIAASMKLFRRYVADHGMPDVLHAHCVNSGGIIAYEIHKATGIPYVITEHSTTYARKLIRNWQRPLMYAAAQNAACRLAVSRDFAELLKEEYRGLEWQYVPNILSASFEAPIDLADKPANEDFTFCSVAHLQHKKGYDILLPAFAEAVKAYPNLKLKIGGGGYEEFKLHRLAKDLGLENNVIFEGRLKNEEVLELMYQSDAFVLASRHETFGVVFIEALAQGLPVIATRCGGPETIVNPSNGLLVDVEDQKSLTEALISLYRNRKKYFPRLLRENCLKEFGERPVTEQIISAYNKALGTT; translated from the coding sequence ATGCATACATTAATCATTCCTTCTTGGTATCCATCCACTCCGGACGACGTCAACGGAATCTTTTTCCGCCTGCAAGCACAAGCCTTGCAACGCTCCGGAGTTAAAGTAGGGGTCGTCGCACCGATATTCCGTTCGTTCAGAACTCAGGCAAAAACTGCGTTCAACCCGAAAAATTACGGAATAAGGACCTACATCGACAAAGACGTACCGACTTATGTGTACGACAGCATGTTTTTCTTCCCGCGCATCCCGCATATCGACCGCAAACGGGAAATCGCCGCCAGTATGAAACTGTTCCGCCGATACGTTGCAGACCACGGCATGCCCGATGTCCTGCACGCGCACTGCGTCAACAGCGGCGGCATCATTGCATACGAAATCCACAAAGCAACCGGCATTCCGTATGTCATCACCGAACACAGCACCACCTACGCCCGCAAACTTATCCGCAACTGGCAACGCCCGCTGATGTATGCCGCCGCCCAAAACGCCGCCTGCCGCCTGGCAGTCAGCCGCGACTTTGCCGAACTGCTGAAAGAAGAATACCGCGGATTGGAGTGGCAATATGTTCCCAATATCCTGTCCGCCAGCTTTGAAGCGCCGATCGACCTTGCCGACAAACCCGCCAACGAAGACTTTACCTTCTGCTCGGTCGCGCACCTGCAACATAAAAAAGGCTACGACATCCTGCTGCCCGCCTTTGCCGAAGCAGTCAAAGCCTATCCGAACCTGAAACTGAAAATCGGCGGCGGCGGCTACGAAGAATTCAAGCTGCACCGTTTGGCAAAAGATTTAGGGCTGGAAAACAACGTTATCTTTGAAGGTCGTCTGAAAAACGAAGAAGTCTTGGAATTGATGTATCAAAGCGATGCCTTCGTATTGGCCAGCCGCCACGAAACTTTCGGCGTCGTTTTCATCGAGGCTTTGGCGCAAGGGCTGCCCGTCATCGCGACGCGCTGTGGCGGTCCTGAGACTATCGTCAATCCATCCAACGGGCTTTTGGTCGATGTCGAAGACCAAAAATCGCTGACGGAAGCACTTATCTCCCTCTATCGGAACCGGAAAAAATATTTCCCACGCCTGTTGCGCGAAAACTGCCTGAAAGAATTTGGAGAGCGTCCCGTTACCGAACAAATCATTTCTGCATATAATAAAGCTCTTGGAACGACCTAA
- a CDS encoding O-antigen ligase family protein → MKIKKQNIYITMLYTMVTAYMLGPMLSYKLGIPRIDNPLTLLLVPATLLIFFIENKTFNSKAGLMLMAVGLMTGWSAIHLFITPLDSVRVMDTFFFLSVAGLFYLLYLILSRHENPLRFVRRLLVYFCAFIIIPPVIEVLTGIQFVKSDEILAIEAGVIKGFFFNPNNLGTTALFFAPAVLIFFNIGVNKREYLFGWILFLSLGAIVFASASRTATMSYIILFILNLIYRNNGLFTLMTIGVTGAGLSMIPKQYIADFLLSMHGNAFLENISSRLYLFLFNLESDNSVGYRQEIYNYFWSNPPLLLYGYGPKNFQEYFGGHLSDSLGFENPHSFIIELYLGFGMISLIGFICYIIWYAVNVFLSQNLRNKQKAIGLAAIGLFILGGFIPSTILRMPFLWLPCFLIFLYSVLPQRDTAYNAYRYTP, encoded by the coding sequence GTGAAAATTAAAAAACAAAATATATACATTACTATGCTTTATACGATGGTTACCGCCTACATGCTGGGGCCGATGCTGTCGTATAAGCTGGGGATTCCGCGTATCGACAATCCGCTGACCCTTTTGCTGGTGCCTGCCACCCTGCTGATTTTTTTCATAGAAAACAAAACATTCAATAGCAAGGCAGGACTCATGCTGATGGCGGTCGGGCTGATGACCGGCTGGAGCGCAATCCATCTGTTCATCACGCCCTTGGATTCGGTCAGGGTCATGGATACCTTTTTCTTCCTGTCGGTCGCCGGTTTGTTTTACCTGCTGTATCTGATTTTGAGCCGACACGAAAACCCCTTGCGCTTCGTACGCAGGCTGTTGGTTTACTTTTGCGCCTTTATCATTATTCCGCCCGTTATCGAAGTGTTGACCGGCATCCAGTTTGTCAAATCAGACGAAATTTTGGCGATTGAGGCCGGCGTGATTAAAGGCTTCTTCTTCAACCCCAACAACTTGGGTACGACTGCCCTCTTCTTCGCCCCTGCCGTGTTGATATTTTTCAATATCGGCGTCAACAAGAGGGAATATTTGTTCGGCTGGATTTTATTTTTGAGTTTGGGCGCGATTGTTTTCGCCAGCGCATCGCGTACGGCGACGATGAGTTACATCATTTTGTTTATCCTGAACTTGATTTACCGTAACAACGGGCTGTTTACGCTGATGACCATAGGCGTTACAGGCGCAGGCTTGTCGATGATTCCGAAACAGTACATTGCCGATTTCCTGCTCTCGATGCACGGTAATGCCTTTTTGGAAAACATTTCTTCCCGCCTGTATTTGTTCCTGTTCAATTTGGAGAGTGACAACTCGGTCGGCTACCGCCAAGAAATTTACAACTACTTCTGGAGCAATCCGCCGCTTTTGCTTTACGGCTACGGCCCTAAAAACTTTCAGGAATACTTCGGCGGGCATTTGAGCGACAGCCTCGGTTTTGAAAACCCGCACAGTTTCATCATCGAACTGTATTTGGGCTTCGGCATGATTTCCTTAATCGGCTTCATCTGTTACATCATTTGGTATGCAGTGAACGTCTTTTTAAGCCAAAACCTGCGGAACAAACAAAAAGCCATCGGCTTGGCGGCAATCGGCCTGTTTATTTTGGGCGGCTTCATCCCGTCCACCATTTTGCGTATGCCCTTCCTCTGGCTGCCCTGCTTTTTGATTTTCCTGTACAGCGTCCTGCCGCAGCGCGATACGGCGTATAACGCGTACCGATACACCCCTTGA
- a CDS encoding glycosyltransferase family 4 protein — MKKIVLTTSMSGLGGTENATFRLGRLLRQRGHEVVLASSDGPLIKEAQALGIQWRPIDFYQGGILGYIKGMFAYMKMLKQEKPDIIHCQMARIVPACAIAAKISSPKTKVFYHARGLDAETYPKIAKLFDKLGVYIIGNCRHEQEKLIRHGFPANRITYTYNALHKADYVPEKTAKDYVILGTLSRLDTVRAVHVMLDIFKKMVDRNMPVRLNVAGIGEEMDNLKAQAKRLGIDDKVTFLGGVRDLTGYFKDVDILVNTPHCIGDHGAGVGNNILEAGLYDTPVVTYNMGGISEMVITGETGYCFPFGEDEAFIEAVDQLIKQPELREKMGKALHKHVETLCSDDEIYRTTMAAYDM, encoded by the coding sequence ATGAAAAAAATTGTTTTGACTACTTCCATGTCCGGCCTCGGCGGCACTGAAAATGCGACCTTCCGCTTGGGACGGTTGCTCAGGCAGCGCGGCCACGAGGTCGTCCTTGCCTCTTCCGATGGCCCGCTCATCAAAGAGGCTCAAGCCTTGGGCATCCAATGGCGTCCGATTGATTTTTATCAGGGCGGCATCTTGGGCTACATCAAAGGCATGTTCGCCTACATGAAGATGTTGAAACAAGAAAAACCCGACATCATCCATTGTCAAATGGCGCGTATCGTTCCCGCCTGTGCCATCGCGGCGAAAATCTCTTCGCCGAAAACCAAAGTGTTCTACCACGCGCGCGGTTTGGATGCCGAAACTTATCCGAAAATCGCCAAACTTTTCGACAAACTGGGTGTATACATCATCGGCAACTGCAGACACGAACAGGAAAAACTCATCCGCCACGGTTTCCCTGCCAACCGCATCACCTACACCTACAACGCCCTGCACAAAGCCGATTACGTTCCTGAAAAAACCGCCAAAGACTACGTCATACTCGGCACGCTGTCGCGCTTGGATACCGTCCGCGCCGTGCATGTGATGCTGGACATCTTTAAGAAAATGGTCGACCGCAATATGCCCGTGCGCCTGAACGTAGCAGGCATAGGCGAGGAGATGGACAATCTGAAAGCGCAAGCGAAACGCCTGGGCATAGACGACAAAGTCACCTTTCTCGGCGGCGTGCGCGATTTGACCGGCTATTTCAAAGACGTCGATATTTTGGTGAACACGCCGCACTGTATCGGCGACCACGGCGCAGGCGTCGGCAACAACATCCTTGAAGCCGGCCTCTACGACACACCCGTTGTCACCTACAACATGGGCGGCATTTCCGAAATGGTCATTACCGGCGAAACCGGATACTGTTTCCCCTTCGGCGAAGACGAAGCCTTTATCGAAGCCGTCGATCAACTCATCAAGCAGCCCGAATTGCGCGAAAAAATGGGTAAAGCCCTGCATAAACACGTTGAGACCTTGTGTTCCGATGATGAAATCTATCGCACCACAATGGCCGCTTACGATATGTGA